A stretch of the Chloroflexota bacterium genome encodes the following:
- a CDS encoding carbohydrate ABC transporter permease, whose translation MSWVWLRDRLTGVLVQLLATTVAIATLVPVYWIAATSIQPYGTFVTTKAQFVPLNPTFQPYREVIFATRFLLWMRNSFLVTFPAIILTVTLAAPAAYALSRGKFRGKEMLLGMILMIQFLPTLTTLMPLFLLFRELHLLNLGGLALLYIALSLPFSIWNLKLYFDTVPLEIEENACIDGASTLQILRHIVLPLAAPALFATCAFVFILCWSEYIVASIILLDSRYYTVAVAFGSVASIWLQLAIPWPQFAAMAVMTSIPFVIVFILGQRYIQAGLMRGALRG comes from the coding sequence ATGAGCTGGGTTTGGCTAAGAGACCGGCTCACGGGTGTATTGGTACAACTCTTGGCTACAACGGTTGCCATTGCCACCCTCGTGCCAGTCTACTGGATCGCAGCTACTTCCATACAACCATATGGCACATTCGTCACCACAAAAGCACAATTCGTGCCATTAAACCCTACATTCCAGCCCTATCGCGAGGTTATTTTCGCCACGCGGTTCCTACTTTGGATGAGGAACAGTTTTCTGGTAACATTTCCGGCAATTATCCTAACTGTTACTCTAGCGGCGCCTGCTGCTTATGCGTTGTCGCGGGGCAAATTTCGCGGAAAAGAAATGCTTCTTGGAATGATACTTATGATCCAATTCCTCCCTACGCTAACTACACTAATGCCCCTTTTCTTGCTATTTCGGGAGTTACATTTGTTAAACTTAGGCGGCTTGGCATTACTCTATATTGCCCTCTCCTTGCCTTTCAGCATCTGGAACCTCAAGCTATATTTTGATACCGTCCCTTTGGAGATTGAGGAGAACGCGTGTATTGATGGCGCCTCAACGCTCCAAATTCTCCGCCACATCGTGTTGCCACTGGCTGCCCCTGCCTTGTTTGCTACCTGTGCTTTCGTATTCATCTTGTGCTGGAGCGAATACATAGTGGCCAGCATCATCTTACTGGATTCTCGCTACTATACGGTAGCCGTGGCCTTTGGTTCCGTGGCGTCAATTTGGCTGCAGTTGGCTATCCCCTGGCCACAGTTTGCCGCTATGGCTGTGATGACGTCCATTCCATTTGTGATTGTGTTCATCTTGGGCCAACGTTACATACAGGCTGGCTTGATGCGGGGCGCGCTTCGGGGTTGA
- a CDS encoding glycoside hydrolase family 13 protein, translated as MERNASRDAGLFPEITIFGGWGKPSWAADQARRTRRGVNHRSVIIPPDPLPDQAVDVVVSISGTYDQVSLYYTTDGSDPQGSRGRATHGTSIPLAYERTEWHDLMWEYLDWWRGQIPPQAKGTKVKYKIEAWHSRGGCSVYADNQVSDSTLATVFAYLVDELRPPEWVRDSIIYHIFIDRFYPGNHPPGFRSLTSPSDFYGGTIRGVIDKLDYLVNLGVNCLWLSPCFPSTSYHGYDVTDYLTVEPRLGSETDLRNLIKLAHEAGLHVILDFVANHTSWKHPFFVEAQAGRDSVYYNWYTFTHWPNEYKAFFGVKTLPQLNTENQEVRDYIIRQVAIHWLNTYDVDGFRLDSAAGPSHSFWVDFAEMVKNTRPESVHIGEVIENPDSWRSYEGRLDGCLDFLFMRAAREYFALGQLDAEQFDSFITHHESYFADYFLRPTFLDNHDVDRFLWLAREDTRRLKLAALCQFTLPQPPIIYYGTEVGLSQERGIGMPNGREEHGYARQPMLWGEEQDRDLHSHYKKLCAMRHAHRALRRGVRKTVCVDKIAGTYAYALQDPDETILVILNNSERQAWLQIPTTSVGLADGMALRNFLGEDIYVVEEGRVKISLEPFSGIVLGCSR; from the coding sequence ATGGAACGTAATGCTTCTCGAGACGCTGGGCTGTTTCCTGAGATCACGATCTTCGGAGGTTGGGGGAAGCCTTCCTGGGCGGCAGATCAAGCAAGGCGTACGCGTCGAGGGGTGAACCACAGGAGCGTTATCATTCCTCCTGATCCATTGCCTGACCAGGCGGTGGACGTGGTGGTTAGCATCAGCGGAACTTATGATCAGGTAAGTCTTTATTATACGACTGATGGCTCGGACCCTCAAGGGAGCCGTGGCAGGGCTACCCACGGCACTAGTATACCCTTGGCTTACGAACGGACTGAATGGCATGATCTAATGTGGGAATATCTGGATTGGTGGCGAGGGCAAATACCACCACAAGCAAAAGGGACCAAAGTCAAATATAAGATTGAGGCCTGGCACTCTAGAGGCGGGTGCAGTGTGTACGCTGATAATCAGGTCTCTGACTCAACATTGGCTACGGTTTTTGCGTACCTCGTGGACGAGCTGAGACCACCTGAGTGGGTCCGGGATTCTATTATCTACCACATTTTCATTGACCGCTTTTATCCGGGAAATCACCCACCTGGTTTCAGGTCACTGACTTCGCCCTCCGACTTCTATGGTGGGACCATCCGCGGGGTCATTGATAAATTGGACTACCTTGTCAATCTGGGTGTGAATTGCCTTTGGCTTTCCCCTTGCTTTCCGAGTACTTCCTACCATGGATACGACGTCACAGATTATCTGACTGTGGAACCACGACTGGGAAGCGAGACGGACTTGAGAAACCTCATCAAGTTAGCACATGAGGCGGGCTTGCACGTGATCCTGGATTTCGTCGCCAATCATACCTCTTGGAAGCACCCCTTTTTCGTCGAGGCGCAAGCCGGCCGAGATAGTGTTTATTACAACTGGTACACCTTCACACATTGGCCTAACGAATACAAAGCTTTCTTCGGAGTGAAAACTTTGCCCCAGCTTAACACCGAAAACCAAGAAGTTCGCGACTACATCATTCGCCAGGTAGCCATCCACTGGTTGAATACCTATGACGTTGACGGCTTCCGCTTGGACAGCGCTGCTGGCCCTTCACACAGTTTTTGGGTTGATTTCGCTGAGATGGTAAAGAACACCAGGCCAGAATCAGTGCACATAGGTGAAGTGATCGAAAATCCGGACTCCTGGCGAAGCTATGAGGGGCGGTTAGACGGTTGTCTTGATTTTCTCTTTATGCGTGCGGCCCGTGAGTATTTTGCTCTAGGGCAGCTTGATGCCGAACAGTTTGATAGCTTCATTACCCATCACGAGTCCTATTTTGCTGATTATTTCCTCCGTCCGACTTTTCTGGACAATCACGATGTGGACCGCTTCCTGTGGCTGGCGAGAGAAGATACTAGGCGACTCAAATTGGCAGCGCTTTGTCAATTCACTTTGCCGCAACCACCGATTATTTACTATGGCACTGAAGTGGGTTTATCGCAGGAGAGAGGAATCGGTATGCCCAACGGCCGCGAAGAACATGGATATGCGCGACAGCCTATGTTGTGGGGCGAGGAACAGGACCGGGATTTGCATAGCCATTACAAAAAACTCTGTGCCATGAGACACGCCCACCGTGCGCTGCGACGAGGGGTCAGGAAGACTGTATGCGTAGATAAAATTGCTGGCACCTATGCGTACGCACTGCAAGACCCAGATGAGACGATATTGGTGATCCTAAACAATAGTGAACGGCAGGCTTGGCTTCAGATCCCCACCACCTCAGTGGGACTGGCAGATGGCATGGCCCTGAGGAATTTTTTGGGTGAAGACATATATGTTGTGGAAGAAGGCAGGGTGAAGATTTCTCTAGAGCCTTTCAGTGGTATCGTACTTGGATGCTCTCGATGA
- the mtaB gene encoding tRNA (N(6)-L-threonylcarbamoyladenosine(37)-C(2))-methylthiotransferase MtaB, with amino-acid sequence MANRNSGEAIYLTSIGCKLNQSEMESLARKLLAAGHRLTDNPAAANVCVINTCAVTHVATRKSRGAVRRIQRANPNARIVVTGCYAELWPAEIEGLGGITQVVPNREKEALPSLLQRSLGEGCQISAPLAGIMGHTRALVKIQDGCDNQCTYCVVALARGRQRSRSPDEVVAEVRAREAEGYREVVLTGVHIGAYGRECGSSLTALVRRLLDETTVPRLRLSSIEPWDLDKELLALFANPRLCRHLHLPLQSGCDRTLRRMARRYSAGSYRDLVQAARQAIPGLAVTTDVIVGFPGETEEDFAESLAFVREMAFARVHVFPYSCRPGTAAANMSGQVEPSEKHCRTARMIEVAKESAAAFRRAFLGRVVEVLWERQGLHSERGPVWDGLTDNYLRVYTANESDLANQITPVRVLSLWEDGVWGEIVDGPV; translated from the coding sequence ATGGCCAACAGAAACAGCGGTGAGGCAATTTATCTCACCTCCATCGGATGTAAACTGAACCAAAGTGAGATGGAATCGCTGGCCCGCAAACTCCTGGCGGCCGGGCACCGTCTTACGGATAACCCCGCGGCAGCCAATGTATGCGTGATCAACACCTGCGCTGTTACCCACGTGGCGACGCGAAAGTCGCGAGGGGCTGTGCGTCGCATCCAAAGGGCGAACCCCAACGCGCGCATTGTCGTAACCGGCTGCTACGCGGAATTATGGCCCGCGGAAATCGAGGGGTTAGGTGGCATCACCCAAGTGGTGCCCAACAGGGAAAAGGAAGCGCTTCCATCTCTTTTACAGCGCTCGCTCGGCGAGGGGTGCCAGATCAGTGCCCCACTAGCCGGCATCATGGGGCACACGCGGGCGCTGGTCAAAATCCAGGATGGCTGTGACAACCAATGCACCTACTGCGTTGTCGCTCTGGCGCGAGGCCGTCAGCGCAGTCGCTCTCCCGATGAGGTAGTGGCCGAGGTCCGCGCCCGCGAGGCCGAGGGCTACCGTGAAGTGGTGCTCACGGGCGTCCACATCGGCGCGTATGGGCGTGAGTGCGGGAGCAGCCTGACGGCACTGGTGCGCCGACTGCTGGATGAAACAACCGTGCCACGCCTGCGCCTCTCCTCCATTGAACCCTGGGATCTGGACAAGGAGTTGTTAGCCCTCTTTGCGAACCCCCGCCTGTGCCGCCACCTGCATCTGCCCCTGCAAAGTGGCTGTGACCGCACCCTCCGGCGCATGGCCAGGCGCTACAGTGCGGGCTCGTATCGCGACCTGGTACAGGCCGCACGCCAAGCGATACCGGGGCTGGCGGTGACCACGGATGTTATCGTGGGCTTTCCTGGTGAGACCGAAGAGGATTTCGCGGAGAGCCTGGCCTTCGTGCGCGAGATGGCGTTCGCGCGGGTGCACGTCTTCCCCTACTCGTGCCGCCCCGGCACAGCGGCCGCCAACATGTCCGGCCAGGTGGAGCCGTCAGAGAAGCATTGCCGCACGGCGCGGATGATCGAGGTGGCAAAGGAAAGCGCGGCCGCCTTCCGCCGTGCATTCCTGGGGCGGGTTGTCGAGGTGCTATGGGAAAGACAAGGATTGCACTCTGAGCGTGGCCCCGTCTGGGACGGTTTGACGGACAACTACCTGCGGGTCTATACAGCGAACGAGAGCGATCTGGCCAATCAGATCACGCCGGTACGAGTTCTGTCCCTCTGGGAGGATGGGGTGTGGGGGGAGATAGTAGATGGCCCGGTGTGA
- a CDS encoding sugar ABC transporter permease: protein MSVVQKFYEVKRSPRTSSPLISTLAAVTLLAPALFIMAAILGYPLLYNLGLAFTNRSLRHYYEYKFVGLANFVQLLNSREFYAVLSRTSLFTVFNVVLQIGVGLGLAVLLTSKRLRAPAIYRSLMIVPWVIPVYISVLVWRSMFLTDFGLINQFLSSLGLNGLPWLTSGELALGAIHIVQLWLAYPFVMTVSLGALQSVPPELYEAAMIDGAGTWSRFRLITWPLIRPAMLFIALLTGNTTFQLFIVVWFLTRGGPAGKTDLVMTWGYKTAFVAHQYGYQAAFMTVISIIVMIIATVIIRQGGLLRGMER, encoded by the coding sequence ATGAGCGTCGTCCAAAAATTCTATGAGGTGAAGAGGTCCCCACGGACCTCTTCACCTCTCATTAGCACATTGGCTGCAGTGACCCTGTTGGCTCCGGCGCTGTTCATTATGGCTGCTATACTGGGCTACCCTTTACTGTATAATTTAGGCCTCGCTTTCACTAACCGTAGCCTACGCCATTACTATGAGTACAAGTTTGTCGGACTGGCCAATTTCGTGCAACTACTAAACAGCCGTGAGTTTTACGCCGTGTTGTCGCGTACATCGCTATTCACAGTGTTCAACGTGGTACTGCAGATTGGCGTTGGATTGGGTTTGGCTGTTCTTTTGACATCCAAACGGCTTCGAGCTCCGGCTATCTACCGCAGCCTGATGATCGTCCCTTGGGTTATCCCAGTCTACATCTCTGTACTTGTCTGGCGCTCGATGTTCCTTACAGACTTTGGGCTGATCAATCAGTTCCTGAGTAGTTTGGGTCTCAATGGTTTACCTTGGCTTACTTCGGGAGAATTGGCATTGGGGGCAATTCACATTGTCCAGCTTTGGCTCGCTTATCCTTTTGTCATGACGGTCAGTCTGGGTGCTCTGCAGAGTGTTCCGCCGGAACTGTACGAGGCGGCTATGATCGATGGGGCGGGAACCTGGTCGCGCTTTCGTCTCATCACTTGGCCTTTGATCCGCCCGGCGATGCTGTTCATTGCGCTTCTCACAGGAAACACGACCTTCCAGCTCTTCATCGTAGTGTGGTTCTTGACCAGAGGCGGCCCTGCGGGAAAGACTGACTTGGTTATGACTTGGGGTTACAAAACCGCATTTGTGGCGCACCAGTACGGGTATCAAGCGGCTTTCATGACTGTGATATCCATCATCGTAATGATCATTGCTACAGTGATTATCCGTCAAGGTGGCCTCCTGAGGGGAATGGAACGATGA